The DNA segment TTTACATATTTCGTAATACCCTGTCATAGTCACTTACTCTCCCTCTAACAATTTTCACCGTTTCTCCTAGCAGTTTAACAAGATGTCATTAACAGCGAAAGAAAAGATGTACATTTGTccgcagcaaaaaaagaaactctgTGGGGAATCACCAAGGTAGGTGCGAAATATTGAGCTCATAACCTCAGCATCAATCCTCAAGGCGGTCATCAAGCAAGAATGTCGCACCAAAAGGTGCAATTACTATTCATGTTCCAGCATAAAGCATTCGGATTACATCCATAAGAGTGTTACCCTGGGACAAGAAACATTTTTAGAAAAATGTAAGAGGGAACGTCAATTCCGTATCAACCTTCTGGTCCACCTGGCTACGGCCGCAAATAAGAAGCATGCTATGTGAGTGTGTGCTCATAATTGCCCTGTCTTCGTTCGCGTTACCATATTTGCTGTGATATAGCATGGGCCTTAACTTTGCGTATGTATACTCATGCCGATTCGGTTCACCGCGACTGGTAACAAAACATTAAAGGTAGCGTACAGGAAATAGCGTAAAAGCAGTCGCAGCGGCGGGTGGCAGCGGGGCGATATACTGCATGGCAGGTACCAATAAAATGGTAATGGCGAGAgttcactttgaaaaaaaaatgccaggaTTAGGGACTCGGTTCAGCGTTGGGCTGAGCATGCCGCTCAGACCGTTTGTTGTCCTCAAAGGCAGTGACGCAAAcctcctccccccgcccccccagtGTGAGAAATTCACCAAGATATTCACCAacatataattctgttctgtacttgcagtgtattacatgtgttttgtgttttggctgttcaaaatatcttactttatatatgcgtacgtggactgaactaatgcacagaactttgcggcTCAGCTACTGTTGGACTGtacattttttattcatccaaTGTTCTAGTGAGTGCCATATCTTgggtcgctattctccctttttacgcgaatttgtttcctttgccaagtgacaaggagtagccggtgccaacataaaggcgccaacctctcctaatattcatttcaataaaaaaaatacggtGACATAGGCGAAATGCATTTACACATACAGTCGATTTTCCTTGATGCGCCCTCGGTTAATCCAACTTATCACATAATTACAACGCACTGGAAAGTCCCAGCGAGAAACGATACATTTCTATAgaagaaaaaattcacgcagaaactcctctgggggttgtctaagtatgcgtaaacattgtgccacttgctcatctccgcgcagcccgatgtcattatcaatgttatgaaactgtACCCGACCATTACAAATGACAGCTAATGCGCCGACACCAGCttctgcggacggcggcgcaaggtgaattgatgacgcaagcaaactactgcagctGGTGGCGctaggtgcgctgatgacgttccgatcactataagccgttatcgcgttttagtgccttatccatccgcgtcgaaccattatcaaccgtgatcagcCCCTGCTCCGGCGGccgctgcgtatggcacggcccCCCGGGCTCTAtatcgaaagcgatctgcgatggagacagaaaGCGcccagtgctgatagcttcgtgtgcgctgtgttcttgccgcttagttcgtgttgaagcgagaggcagcatgaaagtGAATTCGCTCACTGTTgagagccctatcttgaaagcgatcgtcttacgcgaTAGACGGACAGACGTATTTCCTCATTGGGTACGCATACAAAAACTTAAGCATATAAAAACCGGGATAGCAAATGAAACCTACGTCTGTGATAAGAAGGCAGGCGTGGGCACTGTATCAACTCTCTGAATTGATCTGTTTTTAATTCAACAACCTGTTTTCTCTACTATTTTTTAGGTTGTATTATTGGCAATTGTTTTAGCTTTACGTCAGTTACCTTCCTTTTTGTCAACAGCCGTAATATTAAGAGATTGTCCTTGTTTGTTCTTCGATAACCACACCTACTTTATCGAACGCAATTGGAATGTTCCAATACTTCGTCACAAGACATTTACACCTCGTTCGTTTGGTGTAGGTACCGGGACGCAAATGCTTAGTACTAAATCAATAGGTTAATGAACTCTCAGTATCACCACATGATGGCTCGGTAATCTCTATTTTACCATCATCTGCGTACGTAATACCGGCGCGATTAAGAAGATTCGCAATTCAAAATATCTTTCACGAAAATTCATTGTCCGTCTCTGAATTTCTGCCTGTTTATTTTGCTTGGAAGAATGAATGGTGCTCCACAAGAAATGCTGAAGTGTCGCTTACGAGTCTACGATGTCGAGTCCCCCCACTAGACTTTTAATTTCCCAGGTCTGGTCTGGCGATATCACCTTTCTGTCACTTCTGTAATAAGAGTGGATATCTGGAACATTGTTAGTGTGTCATCGTTTAAAAATTCAAAGAAAAAGATCGTTTGAAGAACTATTACGTAAGCTTCGCTGTACGTTAACTCTCCCAGTGGTCCTTACCTTTACTGCTACCAAACTGGGTTTTAACCGCAGGAACATCTTAAATACCCTGTTCAACTTTCTGTGCCCGACAAAAAGAATAAATCTTACGTATCCTATATTTTTTTGTAGTTCACATCTTTATATTCTTTAATGTGTATATGCAATAGATTTCGTATCTATATCAGATCGGTTTTTGCAAGTTACGGTTACCAGTTCCGATTTAAAGTATATTCCTGAATATTAGTATTATTTTTCGAACCCTAGCACCACCCGATCACGGCCGATCGTCCAGAGTGGGCTGCACCAGGTCACTGAGGAACAACAACAAGGCTGCTTATTTTTGAGTGAACTGCTATTTTGTAAAGATCGCTCGGCGCCTCCGCGCACAGAAGACGAGAAGTTGCGTAGCGGGAATTATAGATTTGACCTAGGATGTAGGCTACATACCGAACAGCTCGCATTTTAATCGCAGAATGCCTGCTACTTTCACAGCTCTGCCAGGCGTCTTCAGCACCGTCATAAGCCAGACCTAACGAAGAGGAGGAAAACGACGGTGTAAACATGGACCCGGCGGTAAGCGCCAGCCGAGCTTTCGTGCGACCATTCTGCTAGGTGTGTCACCCACTAGAAGCGGTGACACCCACAAAATTTTTTGTACTACCGTGAAGAATAAATCTTCCGAAAGTGAGTATTGACCATCGACCACGTTCCACTGAAGGAAAGCGACTCATTCATCGCTTTTTTTTCGGTCTATTCCAGGTTGCATTTCTTCGCAACACTGTAATTTCCTGGTTTTGAAATCTGCTTCTGAAAGCCGCTGCATAACATAGCACTAGATGAGATAACTGGATGAGCACTGGATGAGATAACTAGCACAAATGCTAGTTATCTCATCCAGCCTTCGTACATTTACCATTTATGGCTTTAGCGATATATAATAGGATTTAAACGTCGTGCAGGCATAAATTGACTCAAGTTAAAAAATAATTGGAACGATTCTTTAGGCCCGTTCTCTTTTAAGCGTGATAACTCGTATTCACACGCCAAGCCTGCGAACCAAAGGGTGATTAGGAAGTCGCTATACAGCAAAATCACATGCCAATGTCAATTCATTCAACTATAAAATGTATCTTTCTTCGTGACAATGCGGTTCAAGCTCGCGATATCTGTATTGGTGCTGcgaagcccgagggcgcgggatcaaatcctggccgcggggGCCATATTTCgttggggccgaaatgcgaagaTGTCCGCGTACTGTGCATGCACGGTAAAAAAACCCACTTGGTCGTAATTATTCCGGAGCTctctcccccccgccccctttaCGATGTTCCTCGgaaccatgtcgtggttttggcacgtaaaaatccagaatttaatttttaatacaTGTATAATATTTATGATGTCCGCCTACAAGAAGGCACCAGCTATAAGCTTTAGATTCCTGTTCAAGCACGAAGAGATAggttgtcagtttttttttttttccaccaaatGCTGTTTTCTGCTATATCTTCGAGTCGCACCAAGTCCCTACCACTCGTTGTGAAATTTGGCGTCAACTGTACGGCTATACATTGTGGCAAGGCATTTACAGCAATGTTGTGTGCCTTGAACGCTAATTAACCTCAACAAATATGTATTGATCCAACTATTTTGACTAAGATTTACATGCATTCTAAGCGCAAACTTTTTCTTAACGCATCAACGCCCCGTATAATATTTGTGCAGTGTGAGCCACTTTTTTCTAGAGTGGTCACTCGGCCAATTTAGTCACCATCAATCGCGGACAGAAAGTACAGGCCGACCATGTAATAATACCAGTCGTGGTCATGACAAATGCTTGGTTTATGTGCTATACAACAGATGCTAGGCAGCTGCTGCGACCGCTGACGCAGTTCATAGCCGGCAGCTCGACCACTCTAAAAAGTGTGATTCACACTGTGCAAGTATATTCaagcgtcgtttttttttctagaactCACGTAGCCAATATACGGGATATTTTAAAGATATACGTATCACGTTGTGCATTCCCTTTAGTCATTTGCGTCGTGTGTCACCAGTCAGTGAAATCTACGTTTGCTAACTGAAGAGAAGTAAGCGTCGTGTATAGGGATTTTACCGCAGTCAGTGTAGCGCGATACATCATCTTAACATCAAGAGTCTACTCCTACCTACGACTACTGCGGCACATGTGCACAGCTTTTAGCGCCTAACTCACTTCAAGGTAGCCTGGAAACGATGGCAGTCAATCCTGGGCGACCGAACTCAAGTGACGCTGTAATGCGATGCCCCCCTTTCTCGCCATGAACACCGTCCTTCCAAGCTCACCTCTCTCCCCTCTCAGTAGCCATGTGTCCCACGTGCGGAATCTGCATCGAGTCCCTGCGCCGGCGGGCGCCTCCGGTGGCCACGCTCTGCGGTCACGTGTTCCACGGGCCCTGCCTGGCCCAGTGGTGCGAAGCAAATGGAGCCACGGACGCCCCGTGCCCTCAGTGCCGGCTGCCCATCAGCCAGGGGGACTTGCGCAGGCTTTTCCTGGACGACCATCGGCCCCGCCGCAAGAAGCACCGCCGCCACGACGACAGCGCTAAGGAGGACGTAGAGGATGCGACTTTCGGTGCGTATTCGGTAACAGGCGATGGGGTTTTGGGTGTTACAGGTCGCCAGGGAGACGTACTGTACAATTCGATACACCGTATTGGTCGGGACCGCCAGAAAAGTATCCTTGACGCCATTCTCACGCAAGAACGAGTCGCGAACAGCGACGCGCATGGCTCTGGTCCCGAGCTGTGCCGTCTACACCCTCTAcattcctaaaaaaaaagaagttgacacCCTTTggcgcttatcttgtcccacaacgataatcgccatctgccttgctagcgtttcctttcttgaaaactcagcgctcgttactttcctttcgagaatgcaatgtcacgctgataacgcttgTGCCGATCGTGACTTGGAAGTTACGTGCTCGCAGcgttaagaaagaaaatgcgggcaagacagatgacaattgcCGTGCAAGGGCGCAAAATTTCATGAGAGTGTAACGGCTAGCCGTGGCTTCGACAAGCTGCTGGACGAGCGCATTTAAGTTACGGGGTTCCCGTCCTTCTTTCATAATCTCCGTGGTCGCTTGGCTTATCGGCGTTTCCGGAGGGGGCTGGCGGAGCGCTGCAAACGTCTACTTCGCAACGTCGTCACTTTAGGAAAAACGTTTCATGCGGTATCTGTTCGCTCCCACCTAGCGACGAGCGTTGTGTGAATTCGAGCGCTCGCTGGGCTCCACCGGCCACGCACAAGAAACGTTGATAAACCGAGTGACCGCGGAGAATGTGACAGTGGAACGCAAAACCACGAATTTCGTACACCTTAACTGCGCATGTGCAATAGTATATCGCAGCCGTGGTTAGTCGCTGCAACAAATGTGCCGAAAGCCGAAGCCTTCTTGCCGAAAGCCCAGCACTACGCTTGTTTCCGAATTTACGGTACACTTAAATTCAAGCTCGCAAGTGTGGCGGTTCGGGCAAGCGCTCCCGGCCGGTCTCCTGTTTCTGTTCATAATTTCGGGTCACGCCGCTTCGAGAAGCCCGCTATGTTCCTTCTTCTTAATTAAAGGGAGGACGTCGTTGCAAAACATCGCACTTTCTAGCCAAAGGAATGTGTTTCGCGTTTCTTGCAGTTTCGGGTGTCTCAGCTATTCAAGAAATTAGGTGCCCGCAAACTTTCAGCCGCGCCACATCTGCGCTTTAGAAAAGGAGCAATATACGTATCTTTAGATGCACTGCCGCGCTTCTAGTAAAGAAATTTGCGCATGACCATTGTTTTGGAAGTGCATTCGCCTCGCGAGAATAAAGCTTAACATCGTTGTAAAGTTCGTTATCTCTTTTATAAGCTCAAGCAGTAGCAGCAAGGATGTGATAATGCGCGTAAAAAGGCTAGCGAATTGAGTCAAAATGAAAGAAATGTCACCGTATGATTTCTTAATTAATCTATATAGGTTAACTGCAGCAGCTGCGGCTGTGAAGTGCCATAGGATCAGTAAAATCAGTCGCGAATAGCTTTGCAAGTATGTAGCCTTGAAATATATACTACTCAGGAAAGATTTGCACATATCGGCTCGCATCTCGACACGAGAGAAAGATATAACTTCATCTACTTGAGCACCATGTCGTGAGCCTCGTTACCtgactctttctttttctctctatctcttcttaGACTTTGTTGTTCCAGCGTCTCGTGCTCTTTAGCAATCCTTCAGCGACTGCTGTAAGCAGGTTATTATGAAAAAGACGCCAGGAAAAACGATTATCGTCGTACCCTATGTACAAGGCTTAACCCACAAACTAAAGAAGATAGCCTTAAaagaaggcaaaaagaaaaagaaaaaatctttGGGCTGTTCCCATGGCGGCCATTTCCCATGTGGCCCCCCAACTGCAACATTCTGCAACAGATATGCGCCTCCATGAGCATCATTCCTTTAATGAAGCGAATATCTTTATGGAAGCGCTCAGTATTCACTTGCATCCACAATAGTACGCCGATGCTTTCTGCCCAATATTTGTTGCCCTGCAGCTGCGCCCGAAGACTTCTCGACAGAAGAGGCCTCCGGCACCAGGTCTCCATCGCCTTCGGTGAATGAGACATGGGTGTTCCCTCCTGAGCCAGCAACGCTCCTTGACCGCATCCTGATGATTGTGGCTGACGTGAACGCTATGGGCCGCGAGGCTGCTCAAAAAATCAAGCTTCGCGTGCAGATGCTGGAAGAAGAGGTTCGCAGGGGCGTCGAAGAAGCCGCCATTCGCCTGGGCCCCTGTCGCTAAGCAACGGAAGCTCGCCCGTTCGTCAACCGCTACACCTCGTCTGCCACAAACTTGCTCCTGAAGTGCATACAATTTGTATTACCGCTGCAACGTGACACTATGTTACTGCTGTCTAGGCCCTGTCACTACAGTTGTCCCCGCGCACACTCGGTCGAGCGCCAGCTGTCACGTTTTCAGCAAAACTTCCAGGTGCGAGCGTGGTCAAGCtttagagaagaagaaaaaacagctCCTTAAAAAGTATGTTAGTGTGGGCATGTACCTTTTCATTAATGGCTGTATTAACACTGTGTGTAAAACGCACGCTGCGTGTTAACTTGTTGAATGCGTCTTATTCATGGGTCTCTATTTTTTATGCTTTGCTACTTCGTTTGTAAAAATAGACGTAAATCTTTGTTGACATTCGTTTGCATCGAAATGTATCGCCGGATATTATGAATGCAGCCTTTCGGACAAGGACATTCTGTAGGTTGTGACTAATCCCGAACCCGAATACACAATGTAAATGTACAATTGTGACAAGACATGCCATAGTGTTTTTACCTACCGGCTCCTGTAGACGCATTAATACATACACTCCATGGCCCCTATTTATGGAAAGCTCTTACGCTCTTTGTAAAATAGAATCCCAGCCAATTGTGATGCTGGACGTATTAGAAAAGGCTGCAGACCAATGGCAACGCTTACGGACAAAACTCTTTGTGAAGTTGGCCCTAGATAATTCATgctacagtgaattcatacaggATGTCGAAACAAAGTTACTTTGCAGCATGCTACTGTGGAGATCGAATTGTTTACGTGGAAGGTTTAGCATAAAATAGAGTCTTGGGCATTTCAAAGATTCTTTCGAACGCGAACTACAGTGAAATATTATTTCGACTAAGTTATTCAAATAAGTTGTATACATTATTGAAACAATATTGGCAAAGCTACACGAGTGCCAATCGTCTAATTTCCTTATCAACAACCTTTAAATAGCGCCTCggcagacgacacttgcagctCATGGTTAGCGGAAAGGACCTAAATACTGGCCTCCGAGATATTCAGCGTCCCCTCGGTGGGCGCCTAATCCCGTAGGTCAAGCCGGCAAGCTGCGCTGATTCTCAATACACCGGACACTGCGTCAACACAGGCAAGTGGTAAAAAGGTAATggcggtgtttctttttcttttttcttttttagcataGAATACGTCTACTTTATCAAGCTTCTCATGGTGTATCTACTCGCATTTCAAACGTAAAGCTTTGCACGGAGAAGGCTCTATATTTACGCTATCTGAACATAGGCTTCTAACATTAATAttaacccgccgtggctgctcagtggctatggtgttggtctgctgagcacgaggtcgccggatcgaatcccggcagcggcggccgtatttcgataggggcgatatgcgaaaacacccgtgtacttagatttaggtgcacgttaaagaaccccaggtggtcgaaatttccggagtgccccactacggcgtgcctcataatcagaaagtggttttggcacgtaaaacaccatagtTTAGGCTTCCAACATGGTCAAAAAGTTTCCTTACAAATGGCCTTTAATATTGTTATAAGCACTTGGCATGAAGCGGGCCCCCTTATTAAGGTATGTTCCCTTTCGCAAGTTAAATTTTTCTTCATAGCGCGGTGTTCGACTAACCACCACTTTTTATAGCAATACACGTAATAAATAGGTGATCACCGCGGTGATGGTTGATCGCGCATGGCCAAATTGTTAAGAATACGGGTCATGGTTGGTTTCTCTTATTGGCTAAGAGATCAATCATCACCGTCCGGCTCGTATtttccatagagtttcatacaattactggAGCGAACTATGGCGCTAGTGATTACGGGAACTGCAAGCAGGGCGCTTTAGCCAGCGTGGGAGTGCTGGCTGAATGGATTTTCCTGGactacatgaatttgcctaaacttcgtccttctggctttaaatagcttcgtgactttgcaaactgatcATTTTTCAAGAAAGTACT comes from the Dermacentor variabilis isolate Ectoservices chromosome 2, ASM5094787v1, whole genome shotgun sequence genome and includes:
- the LOC142570871 gene encoding uncharacterized protein LOC142570871; this translates as MCPTCGICIESLRRRAPPVATLCGHVFHGPCLAQWCEANGATDAPCPQCRLPISQGDLRRLFLDDHRPRRKKHRRHDDSAKEDVEDATFAAPEDFSTEEASGTRSPSPSVNETWVFPPEPATLLDRILMIVADVNAMGREAAQKIKLRVQMLEEEVRRGVEEAAIRLGPCR